The following coding sequences are from one Nicotiana tabacum cultivar K326 chromosome 1, ASM71507v2, whole genome shotgun sequence window:
- the LOC107795818 gene encoding agamous-like MADS-box protein AGL61 — MDGKKTRGRQKIPMKKIESEDDRYATFSKRRSGLYKKASELVKLCNVDVGIVLFSPTGKPFSFFHPTSEAIIDRFLNPNMQLSESTSLVATHARNKVNQLNNRKKVFDNIKEVASAQSLMLDNMKENGQRYWWESIEQFNADEVTKFEAWLSTTVFNMNNRLEQLENEA, encoded by the coding sequence ATGGACGGTAAGAAGACTAGAGGACGACAAAAGATTccaatgaaaaagatagaaagtGAAGATGACCGCTATGCGACATTTTCAAAGCGCCGTTCAGGTCTATATAAAAAGGCCAGCGAACTTGTTAAGCTATGCAATGTTGATGTTGGAATTGTACTCTTTTCCCCTACCGGtaagcctttctcattttttcATCCTACGTCTGAAGCGATTATTGATCGCTTTTTAAATCCTAATATGCAATTAAGTGAAAGCACTAGCCTAGTTGCGACTCATGCACGAAACAAGGTGAATCAACTCAACAATAGGAAGAAAGTGTTTGACAACATAAAAGAAGTTGCAAGTGCTCAGTCTCTTATGCTTGACAACATGAAAGAAAACGGCCAAAGATACTGGTGGGAGTCAATTGAGCAGTTTAATGCCGATGAAGTAACAAAGTTTGAAGCTTGGTTGAGTACAACTGTTTTTAACATGAATAATCGTTTGGAGCAGTTG